The following are from one region of the Vicugna pacos chromosome 9, VicPac4, whole genome shotgun sequence genome:
- the ZNF471 gene encoding zinc finger protein 471 has product MTVEVVKAIPQDLVSFKDVAIDFSQEEWEWLSPAQRRLYRRMMMENYQNLLSLGLCTSKPYVISLLEQGKEPWGMKSEVRNPFSDWDSVCETQDFPRKQFVCDDVLVERSTSCGLECPTFGGNQKCEDLFKRQLVSQETVTRQEAITHKQTLTVETDHKCNNSWKLVPLDNVEENVYNHNSDKKRFSKNSMVVKHKKVSAGKKLFKCNDCGKTFTQKSSLTLHQRIHTGEKPYRCQECGKAFTQSPHLAQHRQMHTGERLFECKECKKSFILNIHLTQHQRIHTGEKPYKCKECRKAFTQLAHLTQHQRTHTREKPYKCKECGKFCSTGSSFAQHQRCHSHKKPCEYADCGKALRDSIRLAQHRIHTGEKFCSRDKCGKIFCYSSPLTAYQRIQTGEKLCSRDVGQKAFSRRRLLTQHQRMRSREKPYKCRECGKAFRKSVHLRIHNGEKPYECSVCGKAFSQQNYLTVHQRIHSGEKPYECKECGKPFRQSAHLAQHRRIHTGERPYECEECGNVFRQSGQLTQHRKVHAARSSQAPSSSSLRLLLSPVATAADGFGNSSMFFTSHCPCPEHSHFTRTVPGV; this is encoded by the exons ATGACAGTTGAAGTAGTGAAAGCCATACCCCAG gaCTTGGTGTCATTCAAGGATGTGGCAATAGACTTTTCCCAGGAGGAATGGGAATGGCTGAGCCCTGCTCAGAGAAGACTGTACAGGAGGATGATGATGGAGAACTATCAGAACCTGCTGTCTCTGG GACTTTGTACCTCTAAGCCATATGTCATCTCCTTATTGGAACAAGGGAAGGAGCCTTGGGGGATGAAGAGTGAGGTGAGAAACCCATTCTCAG ATTGGGACTCTGTCTGTGAGACACAGGATTTCCCTCGGAAGCAATTTGTGTGTGATGATGTGTTAGTGGAGAGAAGTACGAGCTGTGGACTTGAGTGTCCCACTTTTGGAGGAAATCAGAAATGTGAAGATCTTTTCAAGAGGCAGTTGGTAAGCCAAGAGACAGTTACTAGGCAAGAAGCAATCACTCATAAACAAACCCTCACTGTGGAAACAGACCACAAATGTAACAACTCTTGGAAGCTTGTCCCTCTAGACAATGTAGAAGAGAATGTTTATAATCACAACTCAGATAAAAAAAGGTTTTCCAAAAATTCCATGGTAGTAAAACACAAGAaagtctctgcaggaaagaagcTTTTTAAATGTAATGACTGTGGGAAAACCTTCACCCAGAAGTCATCCCTCACTCtccatcagagaattcatactggggAGAAACCATACAGGTGTcaggaatgtgggaaagccttcaccCAGAGTCCACACCTTGCCCAGCACCGCCAAATGCATACTGGAGAGAGACTCTTTGAATGCAAGGAATGCAAGAAATCCTTCATCCTCAACATACACCTTACtcaacatcagagaattcacactggagaAAAACCATACAAATGTAAGGAGTGTAGAAAAGCCTTCACCCAGCTTGCACACCTTACTCAGCACCAGAGAACCCATACTAGGGAGAAGCCCTAcaaatgtaaggaatgtgggaagtTCTGCAGTACTGGCTCATCCTTTGCCCAACATCAGAGATGTCACAGCCACAAGAAGCCCTGTGAATATGCTGATTGTGGGAAGGCCCTCAGGGATAGCATCCGACTTGCTCAGCACagaattcacactggagagaaattCTGCAGTCGTGACAAGTGTGGAAAAATCTTCTGCTACAGCTCACCCCTGACTGCCTATCAGAGAATTCAGACAGGAGAGAAACTGTGCAGCCGTGATGTTGGTCAAAAAGCCTTCAGCCGTCGCAGGTTACTCACTCAGCATCAAAGAATGCGTTCTAGAGAGAAGCCCTACAAATGCagggaatgtgggaaagccttcaggaAGAGTGTGCATCTGAGGATTCATAATGGTGAGAAACCCTACGAATGTAGTGTGTGTGGTAAAGCCTTTAGCCAGCAGAATTACCTTACTGTCCATCAGAGAATTCATTCTGGAGAAAAGCCGtatgaatgtaaggaatgtgggaaacCCTTCAGGCAGTCGGCACACCTTGCTCAACACAGGCGGATCCACACAGGAGAGAGACCATATGAATGTGAGGAATGTGGGAATGTCTTCAGACAAAGTGGACAACTTACTCAACATCGGAAAGTCCATGCTGCACGGTCATCGCAGGCCCCCAGCTCTTCCTCACTCCGTCTGTTGCTGAGTCCTGTGGCTACAGCTGCTGACGGGTTTGGGAATTCATCCATGTTTTTCACTTCCCACTGCCCTTGTCCAGAACACAGTCATTTCACCCGGACTGTTCCAGGTGTCTAA